Proteins encoded within one genomic window of Papio anubis isolate 15944 chromosome X, Panubis1.0, whole genome shotgun sequence:
- the LOC100998050 gene encoding diphosphoinositol polyphosphate phosphohydrolase 3-alpha — protein sequence MKCKPNQTRTYDPEGFKKRAACLCFRSEREDEVLLVSSSRYPDRWIVPGGGMEPEEEPGGAAVREVYEEAGVKGKLGRLLGVFEQNQDPKHRTYVYVLTVTELLEDWEDSVSIGRKREWFKVDDAIKILQCHKPVHAEYLEKLKLGGSPTNGNSMAPSSPDSDP from the exons ATGAAGTGCAAACCCAACCAGACGCGGACCTACGACCCCGAGGGGTTTAAGAAGCGGGCGGCGTGCCTGTGCTTCCGGAGCGAGCGCGAGGACGAGGTCCTGTTAGTGAGTAGCAGCCGGTACCCGGACCGCTGGATCGTGCCGGGCGGGGGCATGGAGCCCGAGGAGGAGCCGGGAGGTGCGGCGGTCCGAGAGGTGTACGAAGAGGCGGGAGTCAAGGGGAAGTTAGGCCGGCTCCTGGGCGTCTTCGAACAGAACCAGGACCCCAAGCACAGAACGTACGTGTATGTACTGACTGTCACGGAGCTGCTGGAGGATTGGGAAGATTCGGTTAGCATTGGGAGGAAGCGAGAGTGGTTCAAAGTCGACGATGCCATCAAGATTCTCCAGTGCCACAAGCCCGTGCATGCCGAATATCTGGAGAAATTAAAGCTGGGCGGTTCCCCAACCAATGGAAACTCCATGGCCCCATCCTCGCCAGATAGCGATCCCTA g